Within Dehalococcoidia bacterium, the genomic segment TGAAGGAATAGTAATCTATGTGTGGAATCGTGGGCATATGGGATCAGCCAGATGAGGCAACAGTGGTCAAAATGGCCCAAGCTGTGGCTCACCGCGGACCAGACGGTCTGGACTGCATGACAAATGATAATAGCAGTCTGGGGGCATCCCGTCTGGCCATTGTTGGCGATCCAGTTGCCCCGGCTGTGTTTTACGACATAGAAACAAACGTCGCTGTTCTCCTTAATGGCGAGATCTATAACGTCGACGCCCTGCGAACGCAATTGGCAGTGAATGGCACTATTTTCCATACGAACTTGGAATCTGAGGTTGTAGCCAAGCTATATGTCCACCATGGACTCGGCTTCGCGGAGCGTCTTAAGGGAATGTTCGCGGTGGTCATCTTGGATGGCGATCGGTTGCTCTTGACCCGCGACAGATTTGGCATTAAGCCCCTGTATTACGCAGACTTAGGGGAAAAGATAGTCTTTGGGTCTGAAATCAAAGCTCTTTTGGCACACCCAAGCATTTCTCCTCAGTTAAACATCGCAGCCCTCCAGGAGTCCATGGTCTTTGGATACGTATACTCTGCTGACAAGACTTTGTTTGAAGGGATTCAGCAGGTCGAACCAGGCACCGTCGTTAATTTTGGTGAAGGCAAACGATCAGTTCAGAAATTCGGGGAATTGCCCCAGGCGCGGTACCAGGATGAGGGAGAACACCCCGAGTACCAGACTGCGATTGCCCAGTTGAGAGAGCATCTTATTGAAACAATGGACTTGCTCCTGCGTCATGGTGACCACCCCATGGGTATCTATCTTTCAGGAGGGTTGGATTCAACAATCTTGACCCTGGTTGCGCGGGCCATACTTGATCGTCCCGTCACGACCTTTACCTTAGCTGACAATAATACTAATCCAGACTTTTTAGCAGCTAGAGAGGTAGCCCAGAGACTTGGCACCCAGCATGTCGAACGGGTAGTAGGTCTTCATGACTATTTCTCAAGACTTGAACACTTTACGACTCACTACGAGGGCCTATTAGCGGGAGGAGTGTTCGACTTGCAGGGGGCGCCTGCCTTCCACCTCATATCTGAAACTGTATCTCAACACGTTCGAGTTGCTTTCTCAGGAGAGGGTGCCGACGAGCTATTTGGCGGTTACTACTGGATCTATACTCATCCCTTGGGGTTCTCAGACCGCATTAGAAATCGCATGAATTCAATGCCGGTTGGCGATGGAGTGCGTCAAATGGTAGAGGAGCTTTTCTCCTCGCCCGAGGACGAGAGAATATACCGTCGCAATCTCTTTGACGCCTTGATGAGAAGTGGCTTGTCGAACTGCCATTTGCAAAGCGTAGACAGATCATCTGGGGCTTTTGGCTTCGAGATTCGTCCTGCATACCTATTCGACGACTTGGCAGATTTTGCTTTGCGACTGCCTATTGAGTACAAGGTGCCTGACAAACGGATAACCAAACGAATTCTGAGGGATGCCTTCCGTCCCGAGTTGGAGCAACTAGGTTTGGAGTGGGTTCTGGTGCGCCGGAAGATGGGCATGCCCACAGCACTGAGCAATATTGCAAAGCCAATTCAAGAAAGAATGGAGAACGCAGTTAGTGATGTAGCTTTTTCCGATCGTCCTCTTAAGGATTATCTGCATACTAAGACCGACGTGT encodes:
- the asnB gene encoding asparagine synthase (glutamine-hydrolyzing), with translation MCGIVGIWDQPDEATVVKMAQAVAHRGPDGLDCMTNDNSSLGASRLAIVGDPVAPAVFYDIETNVAVLLNGEIYNVDALRTQLAVNGTIFHTNLESEVVAKLYVHHGLGFAERLKGMFAVVILDGDRLLLTRDRFGIKPLYYADLGEKIVFGSEIKALLAHPSISPQLNIAALQESMVFGYVYSADKTLFEGIQQVEPGTVVNFGEGKRSVQKFGELPQARYQDEGEHPEYQTAIAQLREHLIETMDLLLRHGDHPMGIYLSGGLDSTILTLVARAILDRPVTTFTLADNNTNPDFLAAREVAQRLGTQHVERVVGLHDYFSRLEHFTTHYEGLLAGGVFDLQGAPAFHLISETVSQHVRVAFSGEGADELFGGYYWIYTHPLGFSDRIRNRMNSMPVGDGVRQMVEELFSSPEDERIYRRNLFDALMRSGLSNCHLQSVDRSSGAFGFEIRPAYLFDDLADFALRLPIEYKVPDKRITKRILRDAFRPELEQLGLEWVLVRRKMGMPTALSNIAKPIQERMENAVSDVAFSDRPLKDYLHTKTDVYLFDLFNKAFLSEPVNV